From Desmodus rotundus isolate HL8 chromosome 10, HLdesRot8A.1, whole genome shotgun sequence, one genomic window encodes:
- the PSMG2 gene encoding proteasome assembly chaperone 2 isoform X1 produces MFVPCGESVSDLAGFTLLMPAVSVGNVGQLAIDLIISTLNMSKIGYFYTDCLVPMVGNNPYATSQENSTELSINAEVYSLPSKKLVALQLRSIFIKYKSKPFCEKLLSWVKSSNCAKVIVLSSSHSYHRNDLQLRSTPFRYLLTPCMQKSVQNKIKSLNWEEMEKSPCIPEIRDSEFCIRIPGGGITKTLYDDGCSKEIPMAVLLKFVSEGDNIPDALGLLEYLNEWLQIIKPHLQCDDPTASALPWKMPSSWRLLFGSGLPPALF; encoded by the exons ATGTTTGTTCCCTGCGGAGAATCGGTCTCTGACCTCGCGGGTTTCACCCTGCTGATG CCAGCAGTATCTGTTGGAAATGTTGGCCAGCTTGCAATAGATCTAATTATTTCTACACTGAATATGTCTAAGATTGGTTACTTCTATACCGATTGTCTTGTGCCGATGGTTGGAAACAATCCATATGCAACATCACAAGAAAATTCAACAGAACTCAGTATAAACGCTGAAG tATATTCTTTGCCTTCAAAGAAGCTAGTGGCTCTTCAGTTAAGGTCCATTTTTATTAAG TATAAGTCAAAGCCATTCTGTGAAAAACTGCTTTCCTGGGTGAAGAGTAGTAACTGTGCCAAAGTTATTGTTCTTTCAAGCAGTCATTCATATCATCGTAATGATCTACAGCTTCGCAG TACGCCTTTCAGATACCTACTTACACCTTGCATGCAAAAAAGTgttcagaataaaataaagagcCTTAattgggaagaaatggaaaaaagccCATGCATTCCTGAAATACGTGATTCTGAGTTTTGTATCCGTATACCTGGAGGAGGTATCACAAAAACACTCTATGATGACGG CTGTTCTAAAGAAATCCCAATGGCGGTTCTGCTGAAATTTGTTTCAGAAGGAGACAATATCCCAGATGCATTAGGTCTTCTTGAGTATCTTAATGAATGGCTTCAGATAATCAAACCACAT ttaCAGTGTGACGACCCCACAGCATCTGCCTTGCCATGGAAGATGCCAAGTTCTTGGAGATTACTCTTTGGCAGTGGTCTTCCCCCTGCGCTTTTTtga
- the PSMG2 gene encoding proteasome assembly chaperone 2 isoform X2, producing MFVPCGESVSDLAGFTLLMIGYFYTDCLVPMVGNNPYATSQENSTELSINAEVYSLPSKKLVALQLRSIFIKYKSKPFCEKLLSWVKSSNCAKVIVLSSSHSYHRNDLQLRSTPFRYLLTPCMQKSVQNKIKSLNWEEMEKSPCIPEIRDSEFCIRIPGGGITKTLYDDGCSKEIPMAVLLKFVSEGDNIPDALGLLEYLNEWLQIIKPHLQCDDPTASALPWKMPSSWRLLFGSGLPPALF from the exons ATGTTTGTTCCCTGCGGAGAATCGGTCTCTGACCTCGCGGGTTTCACCCTGCTGATG ATTGGTTACTTCTATACCGATTGTCTTGTGCCGATGGTTGGAAACAATCCATATGCAACATCACAAGAAAATTCAACAGAACTCAGTATAAACGCTGAAG tATATTCTTTGCCTTCAAAGAAGCTAGTGGCTCTTCAGTTAAGGTCCATTTTTATTAAG TATAAGTCAAAGCCATTCTGTGAAAAACTGCTTTCCTGGGTGAAGAGTAGTAACTGTGCCAAAGTTATTGTTCTTTCAAGCAGTCATTCATATCATCGTAATGATCTACAGCTTCGCAG TACGCCTTTCAGATACCTACTTACACCTTGCATGCAAAAAAGTgttcagaataaaataaagagcCTTAattgggaagaaatggaaaaaagccCATGCATTCCTGAAATACGTGATTCTGAGTTTTGTATCCGTATACCTGGAGGAGGTATCACAAAAACACTCTATGATGACGG CTGTTCTAAAGAAATCCCAATGGCGGTTCTGCTGAAATTTGTTTCAGAAGGAGACAATATCCCAGATGCATTAGGTCTTCTTGAGTATCTTAATGAATGGCTTCAGATAATCAAACCACAT ttaCAGTGTGACGACCCCACAGCATCTGCCTTGCCATGGAAGATGCCAAGTTCTTGGAGATTACTCTTTGGCAGTGGTCTTCCCCCTGCGCTTTTTtga